A part of Populus alba chromosome 8, ASM523922v2, whole genome shotgun sequence genomic DNA contains:
- the LOC118052452 gene encoding uncharacterized protein translates to MEVRPNQTVDNSPQHRRHVPATPSKQPVAPSNTADTASVSQRLQKELMSLMMIGGDLGVSAFPEGESIFAWIGTIMGGKGTAYEGLSYKLSLRFPLDYPFKPPQVKFETMCFHPNVDQFGNICLDILQDKWSSAYDCRTILLSIQSLLGEPNPDSPLNNYAAKLWNNEEDYRSMVHRQYYAGEAFES, encoded by the exons ATGGAGGTGAGGCCAAATCAGACGGTTGATAACTCTCCGCAGCATCGGCGTCATGTGCCAGCGACTCCATCAAAGCAACCTGTTGCTCCTTCTAACACAGCTGACACCGCCTCAGTTTCTCAAAG gttaCAGAAGGAATTAATGTCTCTTATG ATGATTGGAGGAGATCTAGGAGTGTCAGCTTTTCCTGAAGGTGAGAGCATTTTTGCATGGATTGGCACAATTATGGGTGGAAAGGGAACTGCCTACGAGGGATTATCATACAAGCTTTCTCTCCGTTTTCCTCTAGACTACCCTTTCAAACCACCTCAAGTCAAATTTGAGACGATGTGCTTCCATCCAAATGTTGATCAATTTGGGAACatatgccttgatattcttcaG GATAAATGGTCTTCAGCGTATGATTGCAGAACCATTCTCTTATCCATTCAAAGTTTATTGGGAG AACCCAACCCAGACAGTCCTCTGAACAACTACGCTGCCAAACTCTGGAATAACGAGGAAG ATTACAGAAGCATGGTCCACAGACAGTATTATGCTGGAGAAGCATTTGAGAGTTGA
- the LOC118052430 gene encoding MLO-like protein 6 produces MSSTNKAISLEETPTWAVAVVCFVLVAISIVIEHLIHVVEKWLKKKHKIGLVEALEKVKAELMLMGFISLFLTILQGPISDICIPKSVAATWHPCAPNQEEKAKAEKSSASNENRRRLLQFLDSGESQRRFLASKYDTCGEGTVALVSSYGIHQLHIFIFILAVVHVLYCIITYFLGRTKMRKWKTWENETKTLEYQYHNDPERFRFARDTSFGRRHMQLWSKSPVLLWIVCFFRQFLGSVNKVDYMTLRHGFITAHLAPGSETRFDFQKYISRSLDEDFKVVVGISPIIWFMAVLLLLTDTHGWNSHLWLPFIPLAVILSIGTKLQVIITQMGLRIQERGDVVKGAPVVQPGDDLFWFGRPRFLLFLIHLVLFQNAFQIAFFIWSVYEFSINSCYHARTEAIVIRITLGVIIQIVCSYVTLPLYALVTQMGSSMRSTVFNDRVAAALKTWHLTAKKQSKHGKNSASHTPMSSRPQTPTHGMSPVHLLHNHRSSTAPNSFPNSPRLSNHYNNDQWDTEANSVRDYELNEYVHHGSPDVRDQVTHIQDPNSIQLPPGPGSIRTQHEINLGSARDFTFRK; encoded by the exons ATGTCTTCTACAAACAAAGCAATATCTCTTGAGGAGACGCCAACATGGGCTGTTGCTGTGGTCTGCTTCGTTTTGGTTGCCATTTCAATCGTTATTGAACATCTAATTCATGTTGTGGAAAAG tggttgaagaaaaaacacaagataGGTTTAGTTGAAGCGCTTGAAAAAGTTAAAGCAG AGCTCATGCTTATGGGATTCATATCCTTGTTCCTAACAATATTACAAGGACCAATCTCTGATATCTGCATTCCAAAAAGTGTTGCAGCCACTTGGCATCCTTGCGCTCCTAACCAGGAGGAGAAAGCAAAAGCGGAAAAGTCATCAGCTTCTAATGAGAATCGTCGAAGGCTCCTTCAGTTCTTGGATTCTGGAGAAAGTCAGAGACGTTTTTTAGCTTCAAAATATGACACATGTGGCGAG GGTACAGTGGCCCTCGTATCATCATATGGAATCCACCAGCTCCatattttcatctttatatTAGCAGTTGTACATGTGCTCTACTGCATAATTACCTATTTCCTAGGCAGAACCAAG ATGAGGAAGTGGAAGACATGGGAGAATGAAACAAAGACACTTGAGTACCAATACCATAATG ATCCAGAGAGGTTTAGGTTTGCAAGAGACACATCATTTGGAAGGAGGCATATGCAACTATGGAGCAAGTCACCAGTTCTCCTTTGGATT GTGTGTTTCTTCAGACAGTTTCTTGGATCAGTAAATAAGGTTGATTACATGACATTGAGACATGGATTTATCACG GCACATTTGGCCCCTGGAAGCGAAACAAGATTTGACTTCCAAAAGTACATCAGCAGATCACTTGATGAGGATTTTAAAGTTGTGGTGGGGATCAG TCCAATTATATGGTTCATGGCAGTGTTGCTCCTGCTGACCGATACACATG GATGGAACTCTCATCTTTGGTTACCATTTATTCCTTTAGCT GTAATTTTATCGATAGGAACTAAGCTACAAGTGATCATAACTCAAATGGGACTAAGGATTCAAGAGAGAGGAGATGTGGTCAAGGGTGCTCCCGTTGTTCAGCCAGGCGATGACCTATTCTGGTTTGGACGCCCACGATTCCTTCTCTTTCTCATTCACCTAGTTCTTTTTCAG AACGCATTTCAGATTGCTTTCTTCATATGGAGTGTG TatgaattttcaataaactcctGCTACCATGCTCGCACCGAGGCTATTGTCATCAGAATCACATTGGG GGTCATCATACAGATCGTCTGCAGTTACGTGACTCTGCCTCTCTATGCTCTAGTGACCCAG ATGGGTTCTAGCATGAGATCAACAGTGTTTAACGATCGTGTGGCAGCAGCACTCAAAACCTGGCACCTTACAGCCAAAAAGCAAAGTAAACATGGCAAGAATTCTGCGTCTCACACACCGATGTCAAGCAGACCACAAACTCCCACTCATGGTATGTCGCCAGTTCATCTCTTGCATAACCACCGCAGCAGCACTGCTCCTAATAGCTTCCCGAATTCTCCAAGGCTTTCAAATCACTACAACAATGATCAATGGGATACTGAAGCAAATTCTGTACGTGATTATGAACTTAATGAGTATGTACACCATGGAAGTCCTGATGTTAGGGACCAAGTCACACATATTCAAGATCCAAACTCGATCCAATTGCCTCCAGGACCTGGCTCCATCCGTACCCAACACGAAATTAACCTTGGCAGTGCTCGTGATTTCACATTTAGGAAAtga
- the LOC118052398 gene encoding agamous-like MADS-box protein AGL62 → MVNKKPTMGRQKIKIEKIAKKSHLQVTFSKRRAGLFKKASELSTLCGVDVAMIVFSPAQKAFSFGHPTVDSMMHRFLTGSRPPPPPSSGLHQLIETRRDANVHEQNMQLTQILNQLEAEKKNGEVLDQMRKVNRSRCCWEAPVEELELHELEQLRGALEELKKTVAKQVNNVLIQSTSSLPFLAVNGVGEVGNLGTKLEIDNASAALHFNNFGYAQKIC, encoded by the coding sequence ATGGTGAACAAGAAGCCTACCATGGGTCGCCAGAAGattaagattgaaaaaataGCCAAGAAAAGTCATCTGCAAGTCACCTTCTCTAAGCGACGAGCCGGTCTTTTCAAGAAGGCTAGTGAACTTAGCACGCTTTGTGGAGTTGACGTAGCAATGATAGTTTTCTCCCCAGCTCAAAAGGCCTTTTCCTTTGGCCACCCTACTGTTGATTCCATGATGCATCGGTTTCTCACCGGAAGCcgccctcctcctcctccaagtTCTGGCCTGCACCAGCTCATTGAAACGCGTCGAGATGCTAACGTCCATGAGCAAAACATGCAGTTAACTCAGATTCTTAATCAACTAGAGGCCGAAAAAAAGAATGGAGAAGTGCTTGACCAAATGAGGAAAGTCAATAGAAGCCGATGTTGCTGGGAAGCTCCGGTTGAAGAGCTTGAATTGCACGAGCTTGAACAGTTGAGAGGTGCTTTGGAGGAGCTAAAGAAGACCGTAGCAAAACAAGTGAACAATGTTTTGATCCAGTCCACCAGTTCTTTGCCCTTTTTGGCTGTAAATGGTGTCGGAGAAGTTGGAAATCTTGGGACCAAACTGGAGATTGATAATGCTTCGGCTGCTcttcatttcaacaattttgGTTATGCACAGAAGATTTGTTGA
- the LOC118052449 gene encoding tetraspanin-6 gives MYRFSNTVIGFLNLFTLLASIPIIGGGLWMARRSTTCESFLQTPLLVVGFVVLIISLAGFIGACFHVAWALWVYLVVMLFLIAALMGLTIFGFVVTSQGGGVEVPGRVYKEYRIEDYSPWLRNKIKDPDYWRTIRSCILGSKTCAKLASWTPLDYLEKDMSPIQSGCCKPPTSCNYNMATAVAQDPDCYRWSNAPTLLCYECDSCKAGVLEDVRRDWHKLSVLNVVMLVFLIGIYSIGCCAFQNTRRAETDYPYGENRMTKVRPRWDYYWWRWWQDKREQLY, from the exons ATGTATAGGTTTAGCAACACAGTAATTGGTTTCTTGAATCTTTTCACTCTCTTAGCATCTATACCAATAATTGGTGGAGGTTTATGGATGGCAAGGAGGAGCACAACCTGTGAAAGTTTCCTTCAAACCCCACTTCTTGTCGTAGGTTTCGTTGTCCTTATAATCTCACTAGCTGGCTTCATTGGTGCATGCTTCCATGTAGCATGGGCACTCTGGGTTTACTTAGTAGTCATGCTATTCCTCATTGCAGCCTTAATGGGTTTGACCATATTTGGCTTTGTTGTCACTAGCCAAGGTGGCGGTGTGGAGGTGCCTGGTAGGGTTTATAAGGAGTACAGGATTGAAGATTATTCTCCATGGTtgaggaataaaattaaagatccTGATTACTGGAGAACCATTAGGAGTTGCATACTGGGTTCCAAGACCTGTGCTAAACTCGCCTCCTGGACTCCTCTTGATTATCTTGAGAAAGACATGTCTCCCATACAG TCTGGATGTTGCAAGCCACCAACTTCATGTAACTACAACATGGCAACGGCGGTAGCCCAAGACCCGGACTGCTACAGGTGGAGTAACGCCCCGACTTTACTGTGCTATGAGTGTGATTCATGCAAAGCTGGAGTTCTTGAAGATGTTAGAAGGGACTGGCACAAGCTTTCAGTTCTTAACGTCGTGATGCTGGTGTTTCTGATTGGGATTTACTCGATAGGGTGCTGTGCTTTCCAAAATACAAGAAGGGCTGAGACTGATTACCCGTATGGGGAGAACCGGATGACCAAAGTCCGACCCAGATGGGATTATTACTG GTGGAGATGGTGGCAGGACAAGAGAGAACAGCTTTACTAG
- the LOC118052432 gene encoding serine carboxypeptidase-like 27: protein MRIKSSSCFLLAVLNLATLLLSTPAVTNHDHLEEQRRDRIMKLPGQPPNVSFSQFSGYITVDPVEGRALFYWLIEAPKIVKPRSKPLVLWLNGGPGCSSVAYGASEEVGPFRVRPDGETLHLNPYAWNKVANLLFLDSPAGVGFSYSNTSSDIYTVGDGRTAEDAYTFLINWLERFPRYNHRPFYIAGESYAGHYIPELSRIIARRNKGVKNPAINFIGFLLGNPLLDDYHDNTGTHEFWWNHGLISDSTYEDLKKFCANNTFLFPRNECYGALERAYSEFGDINPYSIYSPPCNAISTLRHNLKHSLPWKFRGNDECVVMHTKRYMNRPEVQKALHANITRVPHPWVSCSSVVRSMWSDSPKSMLPIFKELIAAGIRIWVFSGDADAILPLTATRYSINALQLETNTSWYAWYDGHQQVGGWSQVYKGLTYVTVRGAGHEVPLTQPRLALLLFRQFLKNEPMPAL, encoded by the exons ATGCGCATCAAGAGCTCCTCTTGCTTTCTCCTCGCTGTCTTGAATCTTGCTACTCTCTTGCTTTCTACTCCTGCAGTCACCAATCATGATCACCTTGAAGAGCAGAGGAGGGATAGGATTATGAAGCTACCAGGGCAACCGCCAAATGTGAGCTTCTCTCAATTCTCCGGCTACATCACTGTAGACCCAGTGGAAGGTAGGGCCCTCTTTTATTGGTTGATTGAGGCCCCCAAGATTGTCAAGCCCAGATCTAAGCCACTAGTTTTATGGCTCAATGGCGGGCCAGGTTGCTCATCTGTGGCCTATGGAGCTTCAGAGGAGGTCGGCCCATTTAGGGTCCGACCCGATGGCGAGACCCTCCATTTGAATCCATATGCTTGGAATAAAG TGGCAAATTTGCTGTTTCTTGATTCACCTGCTGGTGTGggattttcttattcaaatacTTCATCAGATATATACACGGTTGGTGACGGGAGGACAG CCGAAGATGCCTACACATTTCTGATTAACTGGCTTGAGAGGTTCCCTCGATACAACCACAGGCCCTTTTACATTGCTGGCGAAAGCTATGCAG GCCATTACATTCCTGAGCTGTCACGGATTATAGCCCGGAGAAATAAGGGGGTCAAGAATCCTGCCATTAATTTTATAGGTTTCTTG ttAGGCAATCCGCTCTTGGATGATTATCATGATAACACTGGCACACACGAGTTCTGGTGGAACCATGGATTGATATCCGATTCCACTTATGAAGATTTAAAGAAGTTCTGCGCAAATAATACGTTCTTGTTCCCCCGGAATGAATGTTACGGTGCTTTAGAGAGGGCATATTCAGAGTTTGGAGATATCAATCCTTATAGCATTTACAGCCCTCCTTGCAATGCAATCAGTACTCTTAGACACAATCTAAAGCATTCACTG CCATGGAAATTCAGAGGAAATGACGAGTGTGTGGTGATGCACACAAAAAGATACATGAACCGTCCAGAGGTGCAAAAGGCTCTTCACGCCAACATCACTAGGGTTCCTCATCCTTGGGTCAGTTGCAGTTCTGTTGTTAGGAGCATGTGGAGTGATTCTCCTAAATCCATGTTGCCAATCTTCAAAGAACTTATAGCAGCTGGTATTAGAATATGGGTTTTCAG TGGTGATGCAGACGCAATTTTGCCACTTACTGCGACCAGATACTCCATTAATGCTCTACAGCTTGAGACCAACACAAGCTGGTATGCTTGGTATGATGGCCATCAACAG GTTGGTGGCTGGAGCCAAGTTTACAAGGGCTTGACCTATGTGACAGTAAGGGGAGCAGGCCATGAAGTGCCTTTGACTCAGCCTCGACTCGCTTTATTGCTATTTAGGCAATTTCTGAAAAATGAACCCATGCCAGCACTTTAG
- the LOC118052433 gene encoding serine carboxypeptidase-like 27 → MDHSLLSILSLLVSLFVYSCICSPLEDQQRDKITSLPGQPVNVEFNQYSGYVTVNQQAGRALFYWLVEAPTSRSPESRPLVLWLNGGPGCSSVAYGAAEEIGPFRIRPDGKTLYFNPYAWNKLANLLFLESPAGVGFSYSNTSSDLYTAGDQRTAEDAYTFLVNWFERFPQYKYRDFYIAGESYAGHYVPQLSQVVYQKNKGIKNPVINFKGFLVGNAVTDDYHDFVGTFEYWWTHGLISDSTYQTLRVTCDFESSTHPSVECIKALMLAELEQGNIDPYSIFTQPCNNTAALRHNLRGHYPWMSRAYDPCTERYSKVYFNHPEVQKALHANVTGIPYPWKTCSDIVGDYWADSPLSMLPIYKELITAGLRIWVYSGDTDAVVPVTATRYSIDALKLPTIINWYPWYDNGKVGGWSQVYKGLSFVTVTGAGHEVPLHRPRQAFILFRSFLKNKSMPGQSF, encoded by the exons ATGGATCATTCTTTACTCTCTATTCTTTCCCTTCTAGTCTCTCTTTTTGTCTATTCTTGTATATGCTCTCCTCTAGAAGatcaacaaagagacaaaatcACATCTTTGCCAGGGCAGCCAGTGAATGTAGAGTTCAATCAGTACTCAGGTTATGTGACTGTGAACCAACAAGCTGGTAGGGCCTTGTTTTACTGGCTGGTTGAGGCACCAACGAGTCGTAGTCCTGAGTCCAGACCACTTGTTTTGTGGCTAAATGGAGGCCCTGGTTGCTCCTCTGTTGCTTATGGAGCAGCTGAGGAGATTGGACCTTTTCGCATCAGGCCTGATGGCAAAACTCTTTACTTTAACCCGTACGCTTGGAATAAGT TGGCAAATTTGCTGTTCCTTGAATCTCCAGCTGGTGTTGGTTTTTCATATTCAAATACATCATCGGATTTGTACACGGCTGGTGACCAGAGAACTg CCGAAGATGCGTACACATTTCTAGTCAATTGGTTTGAAAGGTTTCCACAATACAAATATAGAGATTTCTACATTGCTGGAGAAAGCTATGCAG GTCACTATGTACCTCAGTTGTCTCAAGTTGTTTATCAAAAGAACAAGGGAATTAAGAATCCTGTAATTAACTTCAAGGGATTTTTG GTGGGAAATGCAGTCACTGATGATTATCATGATTTTGTTGGCACCTTTGAGTACTGGTGGACCCATGGTTTAATTTCTGATTCCACCTATCAAACTTTACGCGTCACCTGTGATTTTGAATCCTCCACGCACCCATCAGTAGAATGCATCAAGGCTCTCATGCTTGCAGAGTTGGAGCAAGGGAACATTGATCCGTACAGCATTTTCACACAGCCTTGCAATAACACTGCAGCATTGAGGCACAATCTAAGGGGTCATTAT CCATGGATGTCCAGAGCATATGATCCCTGCACAGAAAGGTACTCTAAAGTGTACTTCAATCACCCTGAAGTCCAGAAGGCACTCCATGCAAATGTAACTGGGATCCCATACCCATGGAAAACATGCAG TGATATTGTTGGAGACTACTGGGCAGATTCTCCACTTTCCATGCTTCCTATATATAAAGAACTCATTACTGCAGGTCTAAGGATATGGGTCTACAG TGGAGATACTGATGCAGTGGTTCCTGTGACTGCAACTCGATACTCCATTGATGCCTTAAAGCTACCAACTATTATCAATTGGTATCCTTGGTATGACAACGGAAAG GTTGGTGGGTGGAGCCAAGTATATAAAGGGCTGTCTTTCGTAACGGTAACCGGAGCAGGACACGAGGTTCCACTCCATCGCCCTCGACAAGCATTTATtcttttcagatcatttttGAAGAACAAATCCATGCCTGGCCAAAGCTTTTAG